The following are from one region of the Stigmatella ashevillena genome:
- the carF gene encoding plasmanylethanolamine desaturase, whose translation MKNNPTNPLRQQDAQVLAQGYSRAIRLMDIASIVIFVSLELALAYMLWGNPHVGPWLLLTAIILGYLAADFVSGFVHWMADTWGSSTMPVLGKAFVRPFREHHVDQKAITRHDFIETNGNNCAISIPVGIATLVMPHSSSTWVFLASFLGSMIFWVMATNQFHKWSHLDAPGGWVGFLQRVHLILPPDHHRIHHTAPFNKYYCITVGWLNRPLAMIAFFPTLERIVTWATGMLPRQDDIGTEAAKALLESSEENALMVHAAKALLEGTEEPKSI comes from the coding sequence ATGAAGAACAACCCCACGAACCCGCTGCGTCAGCAGGACGCCCAGGTCCTGGCCCAGGGCTACTCCCGGGCCATCCGCCTGATGGACATCGCCAGCATCGTCATCTTCGTGTCCCTGGAGCTGGCGCTGGCGTACATGCTGTGGGGCAACCCCCATGTAGGTCCATGGTTGCTGCTGACCGCGATCATCCTGGGATACCTGGCGGCGGACTTCGTCTCGGGCTTCGTGCACTGGATGGCGGACACCTGGGGCTCCAGCACCATGCCCGTGCTGGGCAAGGCCTTTGTCCGGCCCTTCCGCGAGCACCACGTGGACCAGAAGGCCATCACCCGTCACGACTTCATCGAGACGAACGGCAACAACTGCGCCATCTCCATCCCCGTGGGCATCGCCACGCTGGTGATGCCGCACAGCAGTTCCACCTGGGTGTTCCTCGCGTCGTTTCTGGGGTCGATGATCTTCTGGGTGATGGCGACCAACCAGTTCCACAAGTGGTCGCACCTGGATGCGCCGGGCGGGTGGGTAGGCTTCCTGCAGCGCGTGCACCTCATTCTCCCGCCCGACCACCACCGCATCCACCACACGGCGCCCTTCAACAAGTACTACTGCATCACCGTCGGCTGGCTGAACAGGCCGCTGGCGATGATTGCCTTCTTCCCCACGCTGGAGCGGATCGTCACCTGGGCCACCGGCATGCTGCCTCGCCAGGACGACATCGGCACGGAAGCGGCGAAGGCCTTGCTGGAATCCTCGGAGGAGAATGCCCTCATGGTCCATGCCGCCAAGGCCCTGCTGGAAGGCACCGAAGAGCCGAAGTCGATCTGA
- the murI gene encoding glutamate racemase has protein sequence MRQGSHSPIGVFDSGVGGLTVLKALMERLPHESTLYLGDTARVPYGTKSGEVVTRYSLKNAQFLLEKGIKLLVVACNTASAVALPALSAALSVPVLGVIAPGAQAALRRTRGGGVGVIGTPGTIRSGAYQRELQAADPHVQVKARACPLFVPLAEEGWTQGEVPALVAREYLADFAREGVDTLVLGCTHYPLLKDIIAQVVGPRVALVDSAEATADAVASLLAQTEALAPPSRVPVHGYFVTDVPERFTEVGARFLGRPIASAEQVDLSF, from the coding sequence ATGCGGCAAGGCAGCCACAGTCCCATCGGGGTGTTCGACTCAGGTGTCGGAGGACTCACCGTTCTCAAGGCGTTGATGGAACGCCTCCCCCACGAGAGCACCCTCTACCTGGGGGATACGGCGCGGGTGCCCTACGGCACCAAATCCGGCGAGGTGGTGACCCGCTACTCGCTCAAGAATGCGCAGTTTCTCCTGGAGAAGGGCATCAAGCTGCTGGTGGTGGCGTGCAACACGGCCTCGGCGGTGGCGTTGCCCGCCCTGTCGGCGGCGTTGTCCGTGCCGGTGCTGGGGGTGATTGCGCCTGGGGCGCAGGCGGCCCTGCGCAGGACGAGGGGCGGTGGCGTGGGCGTCATCGGCACACCGGGAACCATCCGTTCCGGGGCCTACCAGCGTGAATTGCAGGCGGCCGACCCGCACGTCCAGGTCAAAGCGCGCGCCTGCCCCCTCTTCGTTCCTCTGGCGGAAGAAGGGTGGACCCAGGGCGAAGTCCCGGCGCTGGTGGCGCGCGAATATCTGGCGGACTTTGCCCGGGAGGGCGTGGACACCCTGGTCCTGGGATGCACCCACTACCCCCTGCTCAAGGACATCATCGCCCAGGTGGTAGGCCCTCGGGTGGCCCTGGTGGACTCGGCGGAGGCCACGGCGGACGCGGTCGCCTCGCTCCTGGCACAGACCGAGGCGCTGGCGCCTCCGAGCAGGGTGCCCGTCCACGGTTACTTCGTGACGGACGTGCCCGAGCGCTTCACGGAAGTGGGCGCCCGCTTCCTGGGGCGCCCCATTGCCTCGGCCGAGCAGGTGGACTTGAGCTTCTGA
- a CDS encoding MotA/TolQ/ExbB proton channel family protein, translating into MMFRLPLALGAMNYLEIIRGASFIELAVLTLLMGVSVASWGLIVMKATQLSRARSQSLTFLDTFWKATRLEGIYQTAQGLEGSPLSKVFCAGYEELSKLAQAKEGSDGAMSDRLGGIENVERALHRAATTQITELEARVSFLGTVGAAAPFVGLFGTVIGILNAFNEIADKGNATLSTVAAPVGNALFATAAGLFAAIPAVVAYNSFVSRIKIFDTEMSNFSADFLNIIKRHFFK; encoded by the coding sequence ATGATGTTCCGCTTGCCCCTGGCGCTCGGCGCCATGAACTACCTGGAGATCATCCGCGGCGCGTCCTTCATCGAGCTGGCCGTGCTGACATTGCTGATGGGCGTGTCCGTGGCCTCCTGGGGCCTCATCGTCATGAAGGCCACCCAGCTCTCCCGGGCACGCTCACAATCTCTCACCTTTCTCGACACGTTCTGGAAAGCCACCCGGCTGGAGGGCATCTACCAGACGGCCCAGGGGCTGGAGGGCTCGCCCCTGTCGAAGGTGTTCTGCGCGGGTTACGAGGAGCTGTCCAAGCTGGCGCAGGCCAAGGAAGGCTCGGACGGCGCCATGAGCGACCGGTTGGGTGGAATCGAGAATGTGGAGCGGGCCCTGCACCGGGCGGCCACGACGCAAATCACCGAGTTGGAGGCACGCGTTTCCTTCCTGGGCACCGTCGGCGCGGCGGCCCCCTTCGTGGGGCTGTTCGGCACGGTCATCGGCATCCTCAATGCCTTCAACGAGATCGCCGACAAGGGCAACGCCACGCTGTCCACGGTGGCCGCACCGGTGGGCAATGCGCTGTTCGCCACGGCCGCGGGGCTGTTCGCCGCCATCCCGGCAGTGGTCGCCTACAACTCGTTTGTCAGCCGCATCAAGATCTTCGACACGGAGATGTCCAACTTCTCCGCCGACTTCCTGAACATCATCAAGCGGCACTTCTTCAAGTAG
- the tolR gene encoding protein TolR → MGMGGGNKGQGRVTMSEINVTPMVDVMLVLLIIFMVTAPLIQQGVKVNLPEAKAAPVEAAEKKLVLSIDAGNRVFIGDAEVLLDELEKKLAANAKAQSEKEIYLHADRDVPYGVVVEVMAAAQRAGITNVGMITDPASKGTRTDPAPGSTGSKGGKKEAKR, encoded by the coding sequence ATGGGCATGGGTGGAGGCAACAAGGGCCAGGGCCGCGTCACCATGAGCGAGATCAACGTCACGCCCATGGTGGACGTGATGCTGGTGCTCCTCATCATCTTCATGGTGACCGCGCCCCTCATCCAGCAGGGCGTCAAGGTCAACCTGCCCGAGGCGAAGGCCGCCCCGGTGGAGGCCGCCGAGAAGAAGCTCGTGCTCTCCATCGACGCCGGGAACCGGGTCTTCATCGGGGACGCGGAAGTGCTCCTCGATGAGTTGGAGAAGAAGCTGGCCGCCAATGCCAAGGCGCAGTCCGAGAAGGAAATCTACCTGCACGCGGACCGCGACGTTCCCTATGGGGTCGTGGTGGAAGTCATGGCGGCCGCCCAGCGCGCGGGCATCACCAATGTGGGGATGATCACCGACCCGGCCTCCAAGGGCACCCGGACGGACCCGGCGCCCGGGTCCACGGGGTCCAAAGGGGGAAAGAAGGAAGCGAAGCGCTAG